One Cupriavidus taiwanensis LMG 19424 DNA segment encodes these proteins:
- a CDS encoding IclR family transcriptional regulator encodes MTTDTPQDDTQEGGQEGVPDSAQDNAQDKYIVPGLERGLRLLGEFSSRERTLSAAELARRLKVPRSTVFRLLATLEMMGFVERTDGGREFRLGMAVLRLGFDYLASLELTELGRPLLDRLRDEIHYPCNLVVRDGRSIVYVAKSVASRPFASTVNVGTRLPAHATVLGRVLLEDLSLAELRTLYPEDRLEVYSESTPRTVEELYEMVQRDRQRGYVLHEGFFEASISTIAAPVRDRSGKVTAALGATIPAARIDPDQLDNMVEQVRRAAAELSRLLDYRPEVPRPFA; translated from the coding sequence ATGACGACCGATACGCCGCAGGACGATACGCAGGAAGGCGGCCAGGAGGGGGTGCCCGACAGCGCCCAGGATAACGCGCAGGACAAGTACATCGTGCCGGGGCTGGAGCGGGGCCTGCGCCTGCTGGGCGAGTTCAGCAGCCGCGAGCGCACCCTGTCGGCCGCCGAGCTGGCGCGCCGCCTCAAGGTGCCGCGCTCGACGGTGTTCCGGCTGCTGGCGACGCTGGAAATGATGGGCTTCGTCGAGCGCACCGACGGCGGACGCGAGTTCCGGCTCGGCATGGCGGTGCTGCGCCTGGGCTTCGACTACCTGGCCTCGCTGGAGCTGACCGAGCTCGGCCGCCCGCTGCTCGACCGGCTGCGCGACGAGATCCATTACCCGTGCAACCTGGTCGTGCGCGACGGGCGCTCCATCGTTTATGTGGCGAAGTCGGTGGCGTCGCGGCCGTTCGCCAGCACCGTCAATGTCGGCACCCGGCTGCCCGCGCATGCCACGGTGCTGGGGCGCGTGCTGCTGGAGGACCTGTCGCTGGCCGAACTGCGCACGCTCTACCCGGAAGATCGGCTCGAGGTCTATTCCGAAAGCACGCCGCGCACGGTAGAAGAGCTGTACGAGATGGTCCAGCGCGACCGCCAGCGCGGCTATGTGCTGCATGAAGGATTCTTCGAGGCCAGCATCTCCACCATCGCGGCGCCGGTGCGCGACCGCAGCGGCAAGGTGACCGCGGCGCTGGGCGCCACCATCCCGGCCGCGCGCATCGACCCCGACCAGCTCGACAACATGGTGGAACAGGTGCGGCGCGCCGCGGCGGAGCTGTCGCGCTTGCTCGATTACCGGCCGGAGGTGCCCAGGCCATTCGCCTGA
- a CDS encoding FAD binding domain-containing protein yields the protein MRDFVFLEPGTVAEASAMLADLGENCRIFAGGTALMLGMRQRMLAPSHLVSLGRLDGLRGIAFDAREGLRIGALALHAEVARSPLVQAHYPMLASMAARVANPQVRNQGTLGGNLCYADPATDPPGCLMALGAQVVVSGRGGERVIDIEDFLVDYYVTALAPDEIVTQIRVPAPGAGADGRYARFLRTAAEHRPLASVALSVRREGAFCVEARLAVGASTPVPCRLRRAEALLAGQAVTAQLAEQAASIVAEDINAVSDTRGSEAYRREMVRVVARRTIAALFGVASE from the coding sequence ATGCGTGACTTTGTCTTCCTGGAGCCGGGCACCGTGGCCGAGGCCAGCGCCATGCTGGCGGACCTGGGCGAGAACTGCCGCATCTTTGCCGGCGGCACCGCACTGATGCTGGGCATGCGCCAGCGCATGCTGGCGCCCAGCCACCTGGTTTCGCTGGGCCGGCTCGATGGCCTGCGCGGCATCGCCTTCGACGCGCGTGAAGGCCTGCGCATCGGCGCGCTGGCGCTGCATGCCGAGGTCGCGCGCTCGCCGCTGGTGCAGGCGCACTATCCGATGCTGGCCAGCATGGCCGCGCGCGTGGCCAATCCGCAGGTGCGCAACCAGGGCACCCTTGGCGGCAATCTCTGCTATGCCGATCCCGCCACCGATCCCCCTGGCTGCCTGATGGCGCTGGGCGCGCAGGTGGTGGTCAGCGGCCGCGGCGGCGAGCGCGTGATCGACATCGAGGACTTCCTGGTGGACTACTACGTCACGGCGCTGGCGCCGGACGAAATCGTCACGCAGATCCGCGTGCCTGCGCCGGGTGCCGGCGCCGACGGCCGCTATGCGCGCTTCCTGCGCACGGCCGCCGAGCATCGTCCGCTGGCCAGCGTGGCGCTGTCGGTGCGGCGCGAGGGTGCGTTCTGCGTCGAGGCCCGGCTGGCGGTAGGCGCGTCTACGCCGGTGCCATGCCGGCTGCGGCGCGCCGAGGCGCTGCTGGCGGGCCAGGCGGTGACGGCACAACTGGCCGAGCAGGCCGCGTCGATCGTCGCCGAGGACATCAACGCGGTATCGGACACGCGCGGGTCCGAAGCTTACCGCCGCGAGATGGTGCGCGTGGTCGCGCGCCGCACCATTGCCGCATTGTTCGGCGTGGCATCGGAGTAA
- a CDS encoding CoxG family protein: MEIEKTLVTAAPPARVWELLLDPNVMGACVPGMESIEVLSEVEYIAHMAVKIAFINARFRLHTKIVETRAPHYLRTEGTGEDASVASSLRQSSELFLTPLDDGGTQLRIRVQVDVLGRLGTFGLSVMKTKADRMWDEFGASLLARLSPPDAQPAAEPAQQAPALARPAAVAPRTAANGHAVLPARPEAAQAAPAGLLARLFGRGDAARGPLAEICIELRRPDETIVVRWPAAHGEQCAAWLRDYLRPGA; this comes from the coding sequence GTGGAAATTGAAAAGACCCTGGTTACCGCGGCGCCGCCGGCACGCGTGTGGGAGCTGCTGCTCGACCCCAACGTGATGGGGGCGTGCGTGCCCGGCATGGAGTCGATCGAAGTGCTCAGCGAGGTCGAGTACATCGCGCACATGGCGGTAAAGATTGCGTTCATCAACGCGCGCTTCCGGCTGCATACCAAGATCGTCGAGACCCGCGCGCCCCATTACCTGCGCACCGAGGGCACCGGCGAGGACGCTTCGGTGGCCAGCTCGCTGCGGCAATCGAGCGAGCTGTTCCTGACGCCGCTGGACGATGGCGGCACGCAGCTGCGCATCCGGGTGCAGGTGGATGTGCTGGGCCGGCTGGGTACCTTCGGCCTGAGCGTGATGAAGACCAAGGCCGACCGCATGTGGGACGAGTTCGGGGCCAGCCTGCTGGCGCGGCTGTCGCCGCCGGACGCGCAGCCTGCCGCCGAGCCGGCGCAGCAAGCGCCCGCGTTGGCGCGGCCGGCCGCCGTGGCGCCGCGTACGGCCGCCAACGGCCACGCAGTGCTGCCGGCGCGCCCGGAGGCGGCGCAAGCCGCTCCGGCCGGGCTGCTGGCGCGCCTGTTCGGGCGCGGCGACGCTGCGCGCGGGCCGCTTGCCGAGATCTGCATCGAGCTGCGCCGCCCCGACGAGACCATCGTGGTGCGCTGGCCCGCGGCGCACGGCGAGCAGTGCGCGGCGTGGCTGCGCGACTACCTGCGCCCTGGGGCATAG
- a CDS encoding (2Fe-2S)-binding protein produces MNPVTIELTVNGEEHQVQAPARRLLADLLRDDLNLTGTKRGCETGICGACSVLVDGEVVKSCLMLAVQARGRHVMTVEGLAADGQLHPLQQCFMDRGGLQCGYCTPGFLMASCALLANNPNPTEEDVRHGLNGNLCRCTGYVGIVESVLSAAEAMRGN; encoded by the coding sequence ATGAACCCAGTCACCATCGAACTCACCGTCAACGGTGAAGAACACCAGGTGCAGGCGCCGGCGCGGCGCCTGCTTGCCGACCTGCTGCGCGACGACCTGAACCTGACCGGCACCAAGCGCGGCTGCGAGACCGGCATCTGCGGTGCCTGCTCGGTGCTGGTCGACGGCGAGGTGGTCAAGTCCTGCCTGATGCTTGCGGTGCAGGCGCGCGGCCGCCACGTGATGACCGTGGAAGGCCTGGCCGCCGACGGCCAGCTGCATCCGCTGCAGCAATGCTTCATGGACCGCGGCGGGCTGCAGTGCGGCTATTGCACCCCGGGCTTCCTGATGGCTTCGTGCGCGCTGCTCGCCAACAACCCCAACCCGACCGAAGAAGACGTCCGCCATGGCCTGAACGGCAACCTGTGCCGTTGCACCGGCTATGTCGGCATCGTCGAATCGGTCCTGTCCGCCGCGGAGGCAATGCGTGGAAATTGA